In Papaver somniferum cultivar HN1 chromosome 1, ASM357369v1, whole genome shotgun sequence, a genomic segment contains:
- the LOC113321069 gene encoding uncharacterized protein LOC113321069, with product MSANVTYQATTVNLYGTLKIFLRNSPNKRNSKHFFATLAVTKSAEMVKTIRVHEFGGPEVLKWEDVEVGEPKDGEIRVRNKAIGINFIDVYFRKGLYYKAATMPFVPGMEAVGVVTAVGPRLTGRKVGDVVAYYGQPMGSYAEEQILPANAAVTVPPSIDPKIAASVLLKGMTAQMLVRRSFKFRNSYLAVEPGHTILVHAAAGGVGSLLCQWGKALGATVIGTVSTEEKAVQAEEDGCDHVTVYKKEDFVAAVNTITLGKGVEVVYDSVGKDTFQGSLTCLKTCGYMVSYGQSSGVIEPVPLSALVEKSLFLTRPSLFQYDTTRDHLLADAGEVFANVDAGVLRVRVNHSYPLSEAAQAHSDIESRKTSGSVVLIPDE from the exons ATGTCAGCCAATGTTACCTACCAGGCTACCACTGTAAACTTATATGGGACTCTGAAAATTTTTCTAAGAAATTCTCCAAATAAAAGAAATTCCAAACATTTCTTCGCAACACTTGCAGTAACAAAGTCAGCTGAAATGGTGAAGACAATCAGAGTTCATGAATTTGGAGGACCAGAG GTCCTAAAATGGGAAGATGTGGAAGTAGGAGAGCCAAAAGACGGCGAGATCCGTGTGAGAAACAAGGCTATTGGAATCAACTTCATCGATGTTTATTTCCGGAAAGGACTTTACTATAAAGCTGCTACAATGCCTTTTGTTCCTG GGATGGAAGCAGTTGGGGTGGTAACAGCCGTTGGCCCTAGATTAACTGGAAGAAAAGTTGGTGATGTCGTTGCTTATTACGGTCAACCAATGGGCTCGTACGCTGAAGAACAAATCCTTCCTGCTAATGCTGCAGTGACTGTCCCTCCTTCTATAGATCCTAAGATTGCAGCATCTGTCCTACTTAAGGGTATGACTGCTCAAATGCTAGTTCGGCGCTCATTTAAGTTTCGTAATTCTTATCTTGCA GTCGAACCCGGACACACCATTCTTGTCCACGCAGCAGCTGGTGGAGTCGGGTCTCTTTTGTGTCAGTGGGGAAAAGCCCTTGGTGCAACAGTTATTGGAACTGTTTCAACAGAGGAAAAGGCAGTACAAGCTGAGGAGGACGGATGCGACCACGTTACTGTCTATAAGAAAGAGGACTTTGTTGCTGCCGTCAACACAATTACATTGGGAAAGGGAGTTGAAGTCGTCTATGATTCTGTTGGAAAAGATACATTCCAGGGATCACTGACATGTTTGAAGACTTGCGGATACATGGTGAGCTACGGGCAATCGTCGGGGGTAATTGAACCTGTTCCATTATCAGCTCTAGTTGAGAAATCCTTGTTCTTAACGAGGCCTTCACTTTTCCAGTACGACACAACTCGGGATCACCTTCTGGCAGATGCAGGGGAAGTTTTTGCAAATGTTGATGCAGGTGTGCTGCGTGTTCGTGTCAACCACTCATACCCTCTATCAGAAGCAGCTCAGGCTCATTCAGATATTGAGAGTAGAAAGACATCAGGCTCTGTGGTGTTGATACCTGATGAGTGA
- the LOC113321065 gene encoding uncharacterized protein LOC113321065 encodes MAASRIAQIHLHRQPLQNPFFFSHQKSFPQILQRKNSQNHKRRNFFKTLAVTKPAEMVKAIKVHEIGGPEVLKWEDVEVGEPKNGEIRVRNKAIGINFIDVYFRKGVYKAATMPFIPGMEAVGVVTAVGPGLTGRKVGDVVAYCGQPMGSYAEEQILPANVAVTVPPSIDPKIAASVLLKGMTAQFLVRRCFKVEPGHTILVHAAAGGVGSLLCQWGKALSATVIGTVSTKEKAAQAKEDGCDHVIVSKKEDFVAAVTTITSGKGVDVVYDSVGKDTFQGSLTCLKTRGYMVSFGQSSGTPDPVPLSDLAAKSLFLTRPSLFQYNTTRDELLAAAGEVFANIDAGVLRVRVNHTYPLSEAAQAHSDLESRKTSGSVVLIPDE; translated from the exons ATGGCAGCCTCTAGAATTGCCCAAATTCACTTACACAGACAACCTCTGCAAAACCCTTTCTTCTTCTCACATCAAAAATCATTTCCACAAATTTTACaaagaaaaaattctcaaaatCACAAGAGAAGGAATTTCTTCAAAACACTTGCAGTAACAAAGCCAGCTGAAATGGTGAAAGCAATCAAAGTTCATGAAATTGGAGGACCAGAG GTGCTAAAATGGGAAGATGTGGAAGTAGGAGAGCCAAAAAACGGCGAGATCCGTGTGAGAAACAAGGCTATTGGAATTAACTTCATTGATGTTTATTTCcgtaaaggagtttataaagctGCTACAATGCCTTTTATTCCTG GTATGGAAGCAGTTGGGGTGGTAACAGCTGTTGGCCCTGGATTAACTGGAAGAAAAGTTGGTGATGTCGTTGCGTACTGTGGTCAACCAATGGGCTCTTATGCTGAAGAACAAATACTTCCTGCTAATGTTGCAGTCACCGTCCCTCCTTCTATAGACCCTAAGATTGCAGCATCTGTCCTACTTAAGGGGATGACTGCTCAATTCCTAGTTCGGCGCTGCTTTAAG GTTGAACCAGGACATACCATTCTTGTACATGCAGCAGCTGGTGGAGTTGGATCTCTTTTGTGTCAGTGGGGAAAAGCACTTAGTGCAACAGTTATTGGAACTGTTTCAACGAAAGAAAAGGCGGCACAGGCTAAGGAGGATGGATGTGACCACGTTATTGTCAGTAAGAAAGAGGATTTCGTTGCTGCCGTCACTACAATAACGTCTGGAAAAGGAGTTGATGTTGTCTATGATTCTGTTGGAAAAGATACATTCCAG GGATCATTAACATGCTTAAAGACTCGCGGATACATGGTGAGCTTTGGGCAATCATCGGGGACACCTGATCCCGTTCCATTGTCTGACCTGGCTGCAAAGTCCTTGTTCTTAACAAGGCCTTCGCTTTTCCAGTACAACACAACTCGAGATGAGCTCCTCGCAGCTGCAGGGGAAGTTTTCGCAAATATTGATGCAGGTGTTCTGCGTGTTCGTGTCAACCACACATACCCTCTATCAGAAGCAGCTCAGGCTCATTCAGATCTTGAGAGTCGAAAGACATCAGGCTCTGTGGTGTTGATACCCGATGAGTGA